A stretch of the Lactuca sativa cultivar Salinas chromosome 9, Lsat_Salinas_v11, whole genome shotgun sequence genome encodes the following:
- the LOC111895259 gene encoding caffeoylshikimate esterase — protein MATEASDFKYEEEYIVNSKGLQIFTCRWLPVDTEPKALIFLNHGYAMECSVSMKGAALRLVKAGFAVYGIDNQGHGKSSGLQGYIPSFDDLVNDCSDFFTSVCEKKENKRKMRILLGESMGGGMVLRLHRKNPEYWDGGVLIAPMCKIADDIKPPQFVINVLTKLTKIIPTWKIVPGKDIIDVAFRDPKIREEVRNNPLCYKGRFRLKTANELLNVSLDLENRLQEVTFPFFVGHGEADTVTDPSVSKLLYETASSYEKTFKLYPGMWHALTYGEFSENTDTVFADIIGWIDERVSSGNSRLEREQKHANDEFDSSSKKSA, from the exons ATG GCGACTGAAGCTTCAGATTTCAAATACGAAGAG GAATACATCGTGAATTCGAAAGGATTGCAAATATTTACGTGTCGATGGCTTCCTGTTGACACTGAACCAAAAGCTTTGATCTTTCTCAACCATGGCTACGCCATGGAATGCAGTGTCTCCATGAAAG GAGCTGCATTAAGGCTTGTGAAGGCGGGATTTGCAGTTTATGGGATTGATAATCAAGGACATGGGAAATCTTCTGGGCTTCAGGGTTATATCCCATCTTTTGATGATCTTGTTAACGATTGTTCAGATTTTTTCACAAGCGTTTGTG aaaagaaagaaaataaaagaaagatGAGAATATTGCTTGGAGAATCGATGGGAGGGGGAATGGTTCTCCGATTACATAGGAAGAACCCAGAGTATTGGGATGGTGGAGTCTTGATCGCACCCATGTGTAAG ATTGCAGACGACATCAAGCCTCCTCAATTCGTAATTAACGTGTTGACAAAACTTACAAAAATAATTCCAACATGGAAGATTGTACCCGGTAAAGATATTATTGACGTTGCTTTTAGAGATCCTAAAATCCGGGAAGAG GTTCGTAATAACCCCTTATGCTACAAAGGACGATTTCGTCTAAAGACCGCCAATGAGCTACTAAATGTTAGTTTAGACCTTGAAAATAGGCTCCAAGAG GTAACATTTCCATTTTTTGTTGGTCATGGAGAAGCAGACACGGTGACTGATCCATCAGTAAGCAAGCTTTTATACGAAACGGCTTCTAGCTACGAAAAGACCTTTAAGTTGTATCCAGGAATGTGGCATGCTCTCACATATGGAGAGTTTTCTGAAAACACAGATACAGTATTTGCAGATATTATTGGTTGGATTGATGAGAGAGTTTCAAGTGGCAATTCTAGATTGGAGAGAGAACAAAAACATGCAAATGATGAATTTGATAGCTCAAGCAAAAAAAGTGCCTAA